In Halobacteriovorax sp. HLS, one DNA window encodes the following:
- a CDS encoding DUF481 domain-containing protein has protein sequence MKNLFLLVSLLLSANSFAQFTSEDEVSLLTTGGNTDVKTYDIQSDNKYILDKNSFRMKGHYTFSESETVTNAENWDLTLRFDRALTETIEGFLGQGVESNRFSGFSRRYNSDLGVKYTYLKTTKNETFSELGLRYSIEEDVNDSIADTKDFKGRVYVETKQKFNDSVSGKLWIEYIPNFSESEKYLANIEPSLAVSMTKVFSLKLAYQWNYNNAPPTGNSKTDYKYTTGLLANF, from the coding sequence ATGAAAAATCTATTTTTATTAGTCTCATTACTATTATCAGCGAACTCTTTTGCACAATTTACTTCAGAAGATGAAGTTTCATTACTCACAACTGGTGGAAATACCGACGTTAAGACCTATGATATTCAATCAGATAATAAATATATCTTAGACAAGAACTCATTTAGAATGAAAGGTCACTATACTTTCAGTGAGTCAGAAACTGTAACTAACGCTGAGAACTGGGATCTTACATTACGCTTTGACAGGGCCTTGACAGAAACAATTGAAGGGTTCCTTGGCCAAGGAGTTGAATCAAATCGTTTCTCTGGTTTCTCTAGAAGATATAATAGTGACCTTGGTGTTAAGTATACTTATTTAAAAACAACTAAGAACGAAACTTTCTCTGAATTAGGTCTAAGATACTCTATCGAAGAAGATGTTAATGACAGTATTGCAGACACTAAGGACTTTAAAGGACGAGTTTATGTAGAAACTAAGCAGAAGTTCAATGATTCTGTAAGTGGCAAACTGTGGATTGAATATATTCCAAACTTTAGCGAGTCCGAGAAGTACTTAGCAAATATTGAGCCTTCATTAGCTGTAAGTATGACAAAGGTATTTTCACTTAAACTTGCCTACCAATGGAATTACAACAACGCTCCACCAACTGGAAATTCAAAAACAGATTACAAATATACAACTGGCCTATTGGCAAACTTCTAG
- a CDS encoding mechanosensitive ion channel family protein, with amino-acid sequence MQDYTKLIEQIKEVSTEYGILALKAIIVLIIGLKVISMIAKLVDRLLTKSDLDNSLRSFLGSLLRIALKAALFVSVIEMVGVKTTSFVAILGAAGLAIGMSLQGALGNLAGGVMILLFRPFKVGDVIEAQGHIGTVKEIQIFCTVLLTPDLKTIILPNSPLSSNSIVNYSKEPIRRVDMVFGIGYGDDIKLAKEVLIALLKSDERVLESPALSVNVGALADSSVNFNVRPYVKSVHYWDVYFDMQEKVKLAFDEKGISIPFPQREMHIINKTDSKSSL; translated from the coding sequence ATGCAAGACTACACTAAACTTATAGAACAAATTAAAGAAGTATCTACGGAATATGGAATCCTTGCACTCAAGGCAATCATTGTTCTGATTATTGGTTTGAAAGTAATTAGCATGATTGCTAAGCTTGTCGATCGACTACTAACTAAGAGTGATCTTGATAACTCTTTGCGATCATTTCTTGGCTCACTTCTAAGAATAGCTCTTAAGGCGGCGCTCTTTGTCTCTGTCATAGAAATGGTAGGAGTTAAGACAACAAGCTTTGTAGCAATCTTAGGTGCTGCTGGCCTTGCCATTGGTATGAGCTTACAAGGTGCCTTAGGGAATCTTGCAGGTGGTGTGATGATCCTTCTATTTAGACCTTTTAAAGTTGGAGATGTTATCGAGGCCCAAGGTCATATTGGAACAGTTAAAGAAATTCAAATATTCTGCACAGTTCTTTTAACTCCCGACTTGAAGACAATTATTCTTCCAAATAGTCCATTGTCTTCAAATAGTATTGTGAATTATTCTAAAGAACCAATTAGAAGAGTAGATATGGTCTTTGGTATTGGATATGGCGACGACATCAAACTTGCCAAAGAAGTTCTTATTGCTCTACTGAAAAGTGATGAGCGAGTTCTAGAGAGTCCAGCATTATCAGTAAATGTTGGGGCCCTTGCTGATAGCTCAGTTAATTTTAATGTTCGCCCTTACGTTAAATCAGTTCATTATTGGGATGTTTACTTTGATATGCAAGAAAAGGTTAAGCTGGCCTTCGATGAAAAAGGAATATCAATTCCTTTCCCTCAAAGAGAAATGCATATTATTAATAAGACAGACTCAAAATCTTCATTATAA